A stretch of the Peromyscus leucopus breed LL Stock chromosome 10, UCI_PerLeu_2.1, whole genome shotgun sequence genome encodes the following:
- the LOC114701724 gene encoding LOW QUALITY PROTEIN: cyclin-K-like (The sequence of the model RefSeq protein was modified relative to this genomic sequence to represent the inferred CDS: inserted 3 bases in 3 codons): MEWNKENSSPSVISTMLDHTKPCWYWDKKDLVHTPSQLEGLDSATEVRYHKEGARFIFDMGNHLGLHYDTLATGIIYFHRFYMFHSFKQYSRYVTGACCLFLAGKVEETPKRCKDIIKTARSLLNDVQVSQFGDDPKEEVLVLERILLQTIKFDLQVEHPYQFLLRYAKQLKGDKKKIQRLIQMAWTFVNDSLCTTLSLQWEPEIRAVAXMYLAGRFQKFKIQEWTSRPMSRRWWEQFVEDVTVDVLEDICHQILDLYRKEKQHTPHAPQQPPALQPASQVAQLPQSWPSPGSEAAELQQQPKTPSPRQPKCTAMAISPEEENEATKPPLKIPKLETIHPPLPLEHPPAAWKPLLPPALEEAAATGPGEAREPPKVQIPPPAHPAPVHQPPPLPHRPPPPPPSSYMTGMSPTSSYMSGEGFQSLQSMMQTKGPSYGALYPAYGPPAHIPYHPHIYPPNPPPPPVPLPPASFPPSTLLTPTPGXPPPPRLPPTHVDPPHPPPGLGLPPPSHLAPALPPGGQHPIPPXPPPRMPPLGGQAWATWMR, encoded by the exons ATGGAGTGGAACAAAGAAAATTCAAGCCCTTCAGTCATATCAACAATGCTGGACCACACAAAACCGTGCTGGTACTGGGATAAGAAGGACTTGGTACATACACCCTCACAACTTGAAGGACTTGATTCAGCCACTGAGGTCCGGTACCATAAAGAGGGGGCTCGCTTCATCTTTGACATGGGTAACCATTTGGGGTTACACTATGACACCTTGGCTACTGGAATCATTTATTTTCATCGATTCTATATGTTTCATTCCTTCAAGCAATATTCACGATATGTTACAGGAGCTTGCTGTCTCTTTCTGGCTGGGAAAGTAGAGGAGACACCAAAGAGATGTAAAGATATCATCAAAACGGCTCGCAGTTTATTAAATGATGTCCAGGTCAGTCAGTTTGGAGATGACCCAAAGGAAGAAgttctggtgctggagaggatCTTACTGCAGACCATAAAGTTTGATCTACAAGTAGAGCACCCATACCAGTTCCTACTCAGGTACGCAAAACAGCTCAAGggtgataaaaagaaaattcaaaggttGATTCAAATGGCATGGACATTTGTAAATGACAGTCTCTGTACCACCCTGTCACTGCAGTGGGAGCCCGAGATCAGAGCTGTAG GAATGTATCTCGCGGGAcgctttcaaaaatttaaaatccaaGAGTGGACCTCCAGACCCATGTCCAGGAGATGGTGGGAACAGTTTGTTGAAGATGTCACTGTAGATGTTCTGGAAGACATCTGTCACCAAATCCTGGATCTTTACCGGAAAGAGAAACAACACACCCCTCATGCCCCGCAGCAGCCCCCAGCTCTTCAGCCTGCATCCCAAGTGGCACAGCTACCACAGTCTTGGCCATCTCCAGGTTCTGAAGCAGCAGAGCTTCAGCAGCAGCCCAAGACACCATCTCCAAGACAGCCCAAATGCACAGCCATGGCGATTTCTCCAGAGGAAGAGAACGAAGCCACAAAACCACCACTTAAGATTCCCAAACTTGAGACCATTCACCCACCATTGCCTCTAGAGCACCCACCTGCAGCCTGGAagcctcttctccctcctgccttAGAGGAGGCTGCAGCAACTGGTCCAGGGGAAGCAAGGGAGCCCCCCAAAGTCCAGATTCCTCCTCCAGCCCACCCAGCTCCTGTGCACCAGCCCCCACCATTGCCACATCGTCCTCCACCCCCGCcgccctccagctacatgactgggATGTCTCCCACCAGTTCCTACATGTCAGGAGAGGGCTTCCAGAGCCTGCAATCCATGATGCAGACCAAGGGTCCCTCCTATGGTGCCCTGTACCCAGCCTATGGCCCACCTGCTCACATTCCCTACCACCCCCATATCtacccccccaacccacctccacctcctgttCCTCTACCTCCAGCTTCCTTCCCCCCATCTACCCTTCTTACCCCTACCCCAG CACCCCCACCTCCACGCCTGCCCCCTACTCATGTAgaccctcctcaccctcctccaggTTTGGGTttgccaccacccagccatctgGCTCCAGCTCTTCCCCCTGGTGGACAACatcctatccccc ccccccccccccgcatgccACCTCTTGGGGGCCAAGCATGGGCAACCTGGATGAGATAA
- the LOC114701779 gene encoding PRAME family member 20-like, whose translation MSGQTPPTLEKLARQALLRDEALAISALEKLPWTLFPALFKDAFNGRHTRIVKAMVEAWPFPCLPVGTLMKTPNLEIFQAVLDGVDTHLKREFHPGEKLQVLDLRNVPHEFWNIWTGREDGACWAETVDERPVVKDLPRYALRRRHLKVVTDLYLRLHLNEEQACFLQWVQQRKDFLQLHCINMKIWAAPVFTVKGILNIFYPGRIEELELNLAWNVSKLARFAPCLGQMRSLRKLSLKNKDQSTFRLVYRIVDTERISKAFAQFSNLHCLQHLFIDDIFFLKDHMKHILRSLKTRLETLSINNCEMSRSDLKYFPLSRSLRQLKHLDFRGTEFFTSCLKPLGMLLENVAGTLKSLDFQRCNMDDSQLTDLIPVLSKCSQLTKVNFSYNNFSTPVLKDLLRHTANLTKMSVEHYPASLQCYNAYGIIVEDRYAQLCQELLDILGAVRNPCSIFFCTNACHVCDENCDPEDCPENEECCVFHLELCSCWQ comes from the exons ATGAGTGGTCAAACCCCACCCACACTGGAGAAGCTGGCAAGGCAGGCGCTGCTGAGAGATGAAGCCTTGGCCATCTCTGCTCTGGAGAAACTGCCCTGGACGCTCTTCCCAGCACTGTTCAAGGACGCGTTCAATGGCAGACACACTAGGATTGTGAAGGCAATGGTGGAAGCCTGGCCTTTCCCCTGTCTCCCTGTAGGGACGTTGATGAAGACTCCCAACTTGGAAATCTTCCAGGCTGTGCTAGATGGAGTAGACACGCATCTGAAAAGAGAGTTTCACCCCGG TGAGAAACTTCAGGTGCTCGACCTGAGGAATGTTCCACATGAGTTCTGGAACATATGGACTGGAAGAGAGGATGGGGCCTGTTGGGCAGAGACTGTGGATGAGAGGCCTGTAGTGAAGGACCTTCCCAGATATGCACTGAGGCGGCGGCATCTGAAGGTGGTAACTGACCTCTACCTCAGGCTACATCTGAATGAAGAGCAAGCATGCTTCTTGCAGTGGGTCCAGCAGAGAAAAGACTTTCTACAGCTGCACTGTATAAACATGAAGATCTGGGCTGCGCCTGTGTTTACTGTCAAAGGAATCTTGAATATTTTCTACCCAGGACGCATTGAGgagctggaattgaacctggcctGGAATGTGTCCAAACTGGCACGTTTTGCTCCCTGCCTTGGACAGATGAGAAGTCTTCGAAAACTCTCCCTGAAAAACAAGGACCAGAGCACTTTCAGGCTTGTCTACAGGATAGTAGACACTGAGCGTATCAGCAAGGCCTTTGCTCAGTTCTCCAATCTCCACTGTCTGCAGCATCTCTTCATTGATGACATCTTCTTTCTCAAAGACCACATGAAACATATACTCAG GTCCCTGAAAACCCGCTTGGAGACTCTTTCCATCAATAACTGTGAGATGTCAAGGTCCGACTTGAAATATTTCCCCTTGAGCCGCAGCCTTCGTCAGCTAAAACATCTGGACTTTAGAGGAACCGAGTTTTTTACTTCATGTCTCAAGCCTCTTGGAATGCTGCTAGAGAATGTAGCAGGTACTCTGAAGTCTCTGGACTTTCAGCGTTGTAATATGGATGACTCTCAGCTCACTGACCTCATCCCTGTCCTCAGCAAGTGCTCCCAGCTCACCAAGGTTAACTTTTCATACAATAACTTCTCCACCCCTGTCCTGAAGGACCTTTTGCGTCACACAGCCAACTTGACCAAGATGAGTGTGGAGCACTACCCTGCCTCTCTGCAATGCTATAATGCTTACGGGATCATCGTTGAAGACAGATATGCCCAACTTTGTCAGGAGCTCTTGGATATACTCGGAGCCGTAAGGAATCCCTGTAGCATCTTCTTCTGTACAAATGCCTGCCATGTATGTGATGAGAACTGTGACCCTGAGGATTGCCCTGAAAATGAGGAATGCTGTGTCTTTCACCTGGAGCTTTGTTCTTGCTGGCAGTAA